From a single Mycolicibacterium moriokaense genomic region:
- a CDS encoding FAD-dependent oxidoreductase, producing MRPYHVAIVGSGPSGYFAAASLLKFADASEESDVRVDMLEMLPTPWGLVRSGVAPDHPKIKSISAQFEKTALDPRFRFFGNIVVGDHVQPAELAERYDAVIYAVGAQSDRSLGIPGEDLDGSVPAVDFVGWYNAHPDFADLALDLSCRRAVVIGNGNVALDVARILVTDPDVLATTDIADHALKSLHDRGVEEVLIIGRRGPLQAPFTTLELRELGALEGLGDVDVIVDPADFADISEEQLEAASKTVRNNIKVLRGYAEKTPEGAKRRIVFRFCTSPIEIKGDKKVESIVLGRNELVEENGRVVARDTGEREEIPAQLVVRAVGYRGVELKGLPFDGRSGTIPHTDGRIEGSRNEYVVGWIKRGPTGVIGSNKSDSQETVDTLIADLAVASLADFGDDHAERLAEWLVERQPKVITDDHWKLIDEHERSSGAPHGRPRVKLTSVAELLRIGHGSMSTSQ from the coding sequence ATGCGCCCATATCACGTGGCGATCGTCGGCTCCGGCCCCTCGGGCTACTTCGCTGCCGCGTCGCTTCTGAAATTCGCAGACGCCTCAGAAGAATCAGATGTGCGGGTCGACATGCTCGAGATGCTGCCCACCCCGTGGGGGCTGGTGCGCTCCGGCGTGGCGCCCGACCATCCGAAGATCAAGTCGATCAGCGCGCAGTTCGAGAAGACCGCGTTGGATCCCAGGTTCCGGTTCTTCGGCAACATCGTGGTCGGCGACCACGTGCAGCCGGCCGAACTGGCCGAGCGCTACGACGCGGTGATCTATGCGGTCGGTGCGCAGTCCGACCGGTCGCTGGGCATCCCCGGCGAGGACCTGGACGGCAGTGTGCCCGCCGTGGACTTCGTGGGTTGGTACAACGCGCACCCCGATTTTGCGGATCTTGCGCTCGACTTGTCGTGCCGTCGCGCTGTTGTTATCGGCAACGGCAACGTCGCACTGGACGTGGCGCGGATCCTGGTCACCGACCCCGACGTGCTGGCGACCACCGACATCGCCGACCACGCGTTGAAGTCGCTGCACGACCGCGGCGTCGAAGAAGTCCTCATCATCGGCAGGCGCGGGCCGCTGCAGGCGCCGTTCACCACGTTGGAACTGCGGGAGCTCGGCGCGCTGGAGGGCCTCGGCGACGTCGACGTCATCGTCGACCCGGCGGACTTCGCCGACATCAGCGAGGAGCAGCTGGAGGCGGCGAGCAAGACGGTGCGCAACAACATCAAGGTGCTGCGCGGCTACGCCGAGAAGACGCCCGAAGGTGCCAAGCGCCGGATCGTGTTCCGCTTCTGCACCTCCCCCATCGAGATCAAGGGCGACAAGAAGGTCGAGTCGATCGTGCTCGGGCGCAACGAACTGGTCGAGGAGAACGGCCGCGTGGTCGCCAGGGACACCGGGGAGCGCGAGGAGATTCCGGCCCAGCTGGTGGTGCGCGCCGTCGGTTACCGCGGGGTCGAGTTGAAAGGCCTGCCGTTCGACGGGCGCAGCGGCACCATTCCGCACACCGACGGCCGCATCGAGGGCAGCCGCAACGAGTACGTCGTCGGCTGGATCAAGCGCGGCCCCACCGGCGTCATCGGCAGCAACAAGAGCGACTCGCAGGAGACGGTCGACACCCTGATCGCGGATCTCGCCGTCGCATCACTGGCCGACTTCGGCGACGATCACGCCGAGCGGCTGGCCGAATGGCTGGTGGAGCGACAGCCCAAGGTGATCACCGACGACCACTGGAAGCTGATCGACGAACACGAACGCTCATCCGGTGCGCCGCACGGTCGGCCGCGGGTGAAGCTGACCAGCGTGGCGGAGCTGTTGCGCATCGGCCACGGCTCGATGTCGACGAGTCAGTAG
- the hisN gene encoding histidinol-phosphatase, with the protein MTSIRDDITFALQLADAADAQTLDRFGALDLRVETKPDLTPVTDADRSVEEMVREALSSQRPGDVVLGEEFGGTAVFEGRQWVVDPIDGTKNFVRGVPVWATLIALLDDGVPVVGVVSAPALQRRWWAGRGEGAFTSFGGQTRRISVSGVDDIASASLSYSDLTTGWDELRPRFLELTDAVWRVRGYGDFWSYCLVAEGSVDIAVEPEVKLWDLAALDILVREAGGTFTNVAGQAGPHGGSAVATNGLLHDAVLASLALK; encoded by the coding sequence ATGACAAGCATCCGCGATGACATCACCTTTGCGCTGCAACTGGCCGATGCGGCGGATGCGCAGACGCTGGATCGCTTCGGAGCGCTCGATCTGCGCGTCGAGACCAAACCCGACCTCACCCCGGTGACGGATGCCGACCGTTCGGTGGAGGAAATGGTCCGCGAGGCGTTGTCGAGCCAACGGCCCGGCGACGTCGTCCTCGGCGAAGAGTTCGGTGGCACAGCGGTTTTCGAGGGTCGCCAATGGGTCGTCGACCCCATCGACGGAACCAAGAACTTCGTGCGCGGGGTGCCGGTATGGGCCACGTTGATCGCATTGCTCGACGACGGTGTCCCGGTCGTCGGCGTCGTCAGCGCTCCTGCGTTGCAGCGGCGGTGGTGGGCCGGCCGCGGCGAGGGCGCGTTCACATCATTCGGCGGCCAGACCCGCCGTATCTCGGTGTCGGGTGTCGACGACATCGCGTCGGCCAGCCTGTCGTACTCGGACCTCACCACCGGGTGGGATGAGCTGCGGCCACGATTCCTGGAGCTGACCGACGCGGTGTGGCGGGTCCGCGGCTACGGCGATTTCTGGTCGTACTGCCTGGTCGCCGAGGGTTCGGTGGACATAGCCGTCGAGCCCGAGGTGAAGCTGTGGGACCTGGCGGCGCTGGACATCCTGGTACGTGAGGCGGGTGGCACATTCACCAACGTGGCCGGGCAGGCGGGTCCGCACGGCGGTAGCGCCGTCGCCACCAACGGGTTGCTGCACGACGCGGTGCTGGCTTCGTTAGCCCTCAAGTAA
- a CDS encoding LytR/AlgR family response regulator transcription factor: MENGAEALRCVLIDDNPDFLEIAAKLLGRQGVSIVGVATNSAEALQCIEEQKPDVAIVDIKLGKESGFDLAEQIVGCPTPSPVILTSTHSGREYGELIASSPALGFVPKEQLSLEAIRRLLEG; encoded by the coding sequence ATGGAAAACGGGGCGGAGGCGTTGCGCTGCGTCCTGATCGATGACAATCCGGACTTTCTCGAGATCGCGGCCAAACTGCTGGGTCGGCAGGGCGTATCGATCGTCGGTGTCGCGACCAACAGCGCCGAGGCGCTGCAGTGCATCGAGGAGCAGAAGCCCGACGTCGCGATCGTCGACATCAAACTCGGTAAGGAAAGTGGCTTCGACCTGGCCGAACAGATCGTCGGATGCCCCACGCCGTCGCCCGTGATCCTGACCTCCACCCATTCCGGGCGTGAGTACGGCGAGCTGATCGCCTCCAGCCCGGCGCTGGGTTTCGTCCCGAAGGAGCAGTTGTCGCTCGAGGCGATACGTCGCTTACTTGAGGGCTAA
- a CDS encoding CHASE3 domain-containing protein, which yields MRGGLITRVVVVAVILAVILASSFLFLLSAMSGVDDARAVAVNSAEESFAARDVRRSLIDMETAARGYLLTGDSTFLGPWEVGRQRIPGRLATLRDIVDDPEQVPQAEELQRNALSYVNDYSIPLVTAARRGEPWVRDPAVTEEGKRRMDELRRQLEEYLAAETVQSREQQEKAELLYQRAVAVAGVGLIVTVLVTVVSAVYLGRSVVNPVRRTARMAERLSSGDLEARVPQTGNAEIGVLESNFNTMAESLKDHRDELARLNDEQTALRHVATLVAEGRPASEVFAAVTDEIGLLVGADIARLLRFESDGTATVCGAWPHTHDPVTVGERISIDTTVAAHVRRTGMPARRTEVAPPYLPAGTYSAVGAPITVGGMEWGAITALSAIDRPLPDDTEIRMAEFTDLVATAIANAQARADLMASRARIVAAADESRRRIERDLHDGIQQRLVTLALKLRTVDVDLPEASELREPVAAVHAGLIDAVEELREVSRGIHPAILSEGGLGPALRSLSRRSSVPVELDLQVANRLPPAIEAAAYYVAAESMTNVAKHAGASFIDLSAVVQDDHLLMTIHDDGAGGADPSRGSGLIGLVDRVEALGGSLTVDSPPGAGTTLRIAVPLNGQA from the coding sequence GTGCGAGGCGGACTGATCACGCGAGTCGTGGTGGTAGCCGTGATCCTCGCCGTGATCCTCGCCTCGTCGTTCTTGTTCCTGCTCTCTGCGATGTCGGGCGTGGACGACGCCCGGGCCGTCGCCGTCAACTCCGCGGAGGAGTCATTCGCCGCCCGCGATGTGCGCCGATCGCTCATCGATATGGAGACCGCCGCACGCGGCTACCTGCTCACCGGTGACAGCACCTTTCTCGGGCCCTGGGAAGTCGGCAGGCAACGCATCCCTGGCCGCCTGGCGACGCTGCGCGACATCGTCGACGATCCGGAACAGGTCCCGCAGGCCGAGGAACTTCAGCGCAACGCGCTGTCGTATGTCAACGACTACTCGATTCCTTTGGTGACGGCCGCACGGCGCGGAGAGCCGTGGGTGCGAGACCCCGCCGTGACGGAAGAGGGCAAGCGGCGGATGGACGAATTGCGAAGGCAGCTGGAGGAATATCTGGCGGCCGAAACGGTGCAGAGCCGCGAGCAACAGGAAAAGGCGGAGCTGCTCTATCAACGCGCCGTTGCGGTGGCGGGCGTCGGCCTCATCGTGACGGTGTTGGTCACTGTCGTGAGCGCGGTGTACCTGGGACGGTCGGTCGTCAACCCGGTTCGGCGCACCGCCCGCATGGCCGAGCGGTTGTCGTCGGGTGACCTGGAAGCGCGCGTTCCTCAGACCGGAAATGCCGAAATCGGGGTTCTGGAAAGCAATTTCAACACGATGGCCGAGTCGCTCAAGGATCACCGCGATGAGCTGGCCCGGCTCAATGACGAGCAGACGGCGCTGCGGCATGTCGCGACGCTCGTCGCCGAGGGCAGGCCCGCGAGTGAGGTCTTCGCTGCGGTCACCGACGAAATCGGATTGCTGGTGGGCGCCGACATCGCCCGGCTCCTGCGGTTCGAATCAGACGGCACTGCCACGGTCTGCGGGGCATGGCCGCACACACACGATCCCGTCACGGTGGGCGAACGGATTTCGATTGACACCACCGTCGCCGCACATGTGCGACGAACCGGTATGCCCGCGCGGCGTACGGAAGTCGCGCCACCGTACCTGCCCGCGGGCACCTACTCCGCGGTCGGCGCGCCGATCACCGTGGGCGGGATGGAGTGGGGCGCGATCACCGCGCTGTCGGCGATCGACCGTCCGCTGCCGGACGACACGGAAATCCGGATGGCGGAATTCACCGACCTGGTCGCAACCGCCATCGCGAACGCACAGGCGCGCGCCGACCTGATGGCGTCGCGGGCGCGCATCGTCGCGGCGGCTGACGAGTCGCGGCGACGCATCGAGCGCGATCTGCACGACGGGATCCAACAGCGCCTCGTCACCCTCGCACTGAAGCTGCGCACGGTGGACGTCGACCTTCCCGAGGCGTCGGAACTCCGGGAGCCGGTGGCGGCTGTGCACGCGGGTCTGATCGATGCCGTCGAGGAGTTGCGGGAAGTCTCCCGCGGTATCCATCCGGCGATCCTGTCCGAGGGCGGCCTCGGACCTGCACTCCGAAGCCTGTCCCGACGGTCCAGCGTGCCGGTCGAGTTGGATCTGCAGGTCGCGAACCGCCTGCCGCCGGCGATCGAAGCGGCGGCGTACTACGTGGCGGCGGAATCGATGACCAACGTCGCCAAGCATGCCGGAGCATCGTTCATCGATCTCAGCGCCGTCGTGCAGGACGATCACCTGCTGATGACGATCCACGACGACGGAGCCGGCGGTGCGGATCCGTCGCGAGGGTCGGGCCTCATCGGGCTGGTCGACCGGGTCGAGGCGCTCGGTGGATCCCTGACCGTCGACAGCCCGCCGGGTGCGGGCACCACCTTGCGTATCGCCGTCCCGCTCAACGGGCAGGCCTGA
- a CDS encoding acyl-CoA dehydrogenase family protein gives MTNTLPSKNGSAPRPKRGKESAVGLRKHRRTPTDVGLAIVTPLVGQDFLDRYNLRGPLNRGLKYGVKQVFSVAGAANRQFKRVSGAQSGPTRLKKSGSDYFDLTPDDEQQMIVDTVSEFASEVIRPAARECDESASYPENLVSKATELGITAINVPEDFDGIAAHRAAVTNVLVAEALAYGDMGLALPILAPAGVASALTHWGSADQQATYLKEFAGEHVPQACVAIAEPHPLFDPTALKTTATRTPSGYRLDGVKSLVPAAANAELFIVAAQLNGKPALFIVESSSHGVSVTPDPSMGIRAAALGQVELDHVTVPLSARLGADGATDEDYSEAIALARLGWAALAVGTAHAVLDYVVPYVKERHAFGEPIAHRQAVAFMCANMAIEFDGLRLITWRGASRADQGLPFAREAALAKRLGTDKGMQIGLDGVQLLGGHGYTKEHPVERWYRDLRAIGVAEGVVVI, from the coding sequence ATGACGAACACCCTGCCGTCGAAAAACGGTTCCGCTCCGCGGCCCAAGCGGGGTAAGGAAAGTGCCGTCGGTCTGCGCAAACACAGGCGCACCCCGACCGATGTCGGCCTGGCGATCGTGACGCCGCTGGTCGGCCAGGACTTCCTCGACCGCTACAACCTGCGGGGGCCGCTCAACCGCGGTCTGAAGTACGGCGTGAAGCAGGTGTTCTCCGTTGCGGGTGCGGCCAATCGGCAGTTCAAGCGTGTCTCCGGCGCGCAGAGCGGGCCGACGCGGCTGAAGAAGAGCGGCTCCGACTATTTCGACCTGACGCCGGACGACGAACAGCAGATGATCGTCGACACAGTGAGCGAGTTCGCCTCAGAGGTCATCCGCCCCGCGGCCCGCGAATGCGACGAATCCGCCTCCTATCCGGAGAACCTCGTCAGCAAGGCCACCGAGCTCGGCATCACCGCGATCAACGTGCCCGAGGATTTCGACGGCATCGCGGCGCACCGCGCGGCGGTCACCAATGTCCTTGTCGCCGAGGCATTGGCGTACGGAGACATGGGGCTGGCGCTGCCGATCCTGGCGCCCGCAGGCGTCGCGTCGGCCCTGACCCATTGGGGCAGCGCCGATCAGCAGGCGACGTACCTGAAGGAGTTCGCAGGCGAGCACGTGCCGCAGGCCTGTGTGGCGATCGCCGAACCGCATCCGCTCTTCGATCCGACCGCGCTGAAGACGACGGCCACGCGCACCCCCAGCGGCTACCGGCTCGACGGTGTGAAGTCGTTGGTGCCGGCGGCCGCGAACGCCGAATTGTTCATCGTGGCAGCGCAATTGAACGGAAAGCCGGCACTCTTCATCGTCGAGTCGTCGTCGCACGGCGTGTCCGTCACGCCGGACCCGAGCATGGGCATCCGAGCGGCGGCACTGGGACAGGTCGAGCTCGACCACGTCACGGTCCCGCTGTCGGCGCGCCTCGGCGCCGACGGTGCGACCGATGAGGACTACTCGGAGGCCATCGCGCTCGCCCGTCTCGGCTGGGCGGCGCTGGCCGTCGGCACGGCGCATGCGGTGCTCGACTACGTCGTGCCGTACGTGAAGGAACGCCACGCGTTCGGCGAGCCGATCGCACATCGCCAGGCGGTGGCGTTCATGTGCGCCAACATGGCGATCGAGTTCGACGGTTTGCGGTTGATCACCTGGCGGGGCGCATCGCGCGCCGATCAGGGTCTGCCGTTCGCCCGGGAAGCGGCGCTGGCGAAGCGGCTCGGCACCGACAAGGGCATGCAGATCGGGCTGGACGGTGTGCAGCTGCTCGGCGGCCACGGCTACACCAAGGAACACCCCGTCGAACGCTGGTACCGCGACCTGCGCGCAATCGGAGTCGCCGAGGGCGTCGTCGTCATCTAA
- a CDS encoding acyl-CoA dehydrogenase family protein, giving the protein MAINLELPRKLEAVIEKAHQGAAEMLRPISRKWDLREHEYPVELDTLATLFEGISQANAIAFAGAEAFAASDETKDSNHNGANMSAVLNVMEISWGDVALMLSVPRQGLGNAAISSVATKEQLERFGKDIWAAMAITEPGFGSDSAAVTTTAKLDGDEYVINGEKIFVTAGSRATHIVVWATLDKSLGRAAIKSFVVPREHPGVTVERLEDKLGIKASDTAVIRFDNVRIPKENLLGSPEIQVEKGFAGVMETFDNTRPVVAAMAVGIARAALEELRKILTEAGVEISYDKPSHAQSAPAAEFLRMESDWEAAYLLMVRSAWQADNDIPNSKEASMGKAKAARVASDITLKAVELAGTVGYSEQTLLEKWARDSKILDIFEGTQQIQLLVVARRLLGLSSSELK; this is encoded by the coding sequence ATGGCAATCAATCTGGAGCTGCCCCGCAAGCTCGAAGCGGTGATAGAGAAGGCGCACCAGGGTGCCGCCGAGATGTTGCGACCGATCTCCCGTAAGTGGGATCTGCGCGAGCACGAGTATCCGGTCGAACTCGACACGCTGGCCACGCTGTTCGAAGGGATCTCGCAGGCCAACGCGATCGCGTTCGCCGGCGCCGAGGCGTTCGCGGCCAGCGACGAGACCAAGGACTCCAACCATAACGGCGCGAACATGTCGGCCGTGCTCAACGTGATGGAAATCAGTTGGGGCGACGTTGCGTTGATGCTGTCGGTGCCTCGTCAGGGCCTCGGCAACGCAGCGATCTCGTCCGTCGCCACCAAGGAGCAGTTGGAGCGGTTCGGCAAGGACATCTGGGCCGCGATGGCGATCACCGAGCCGGGCTTCGGCTCGGACTCGGCGGCCGTGACGACGACGGCGAAGCTCGACGGCGACGAGTACGTCATCAACGGCGAGAAGATCTTCGTCACCGCCGGATCCCGCGCCACGCACATCGTGGTGTGGGCGACGCTGGACAAGTCGTTGGGCCGCGCGGCGATCAAATCGTTCGTCGTGCCGCGTGAGCATCCCGGCGTCACCGTCGAGCGACTCGAGGACAAGCTCGGCATCAAAGCGTCCGACACCGCGGTGATCCGCTTCGACAACGTGCGCATCCCCAAGGAGAACCTGCTCGGCAGCCCGGAGATCCAGGTGGAGAAGGGCTTTGCCGGGGTGATGGAGACCTTCGACAACACCCGTCCCGTGGTGGCGGCGATGGCCGTCGGCATCGCCCGCGCCGCGCTCGAGGAGCTGCGCAAGATCCTCACCGAGGCAGGGGTCGAGATCTCCTACGACAAGCCCTCACACGCGCAGAGCGCGCCCGCCGCGGAGTTCCTGCGGATGGAATCCGACTGGGAGGCCGCGTATCTGCTGATGGTGCGCTCGGCATGGCAGGCCGACAACGACATTCCGAACTCCAAGGAAGCGTCGATGGGCAAGGCCAAGGCCGCCCGCGTCGCCAGCGATATCACGCTCAAAGCCGTCGAATTGGCAGGCACCGTCGGCTATTCCGAGCAGACGCTGCTGGAGAAGTGGGCGCGCGACAGCAAAATCCTCGACATCTTCGAAGGCACGCAACAGATTCAGCTGCTGGTGGTGGCTCGTCGTCTATTGGGGCTGTCGTCGTCCGAACTGAAGTAG
- a CDS encoding acrylyl-CoA reductase family protein, producing MAEVNALVAHQDAEGNITLQHEVVDTSFLPDGDVQIAVEYSSINYKDALAITPKGGVAREYPLIPGIDVAGTVTVSSSPDFAVGDRVVAHGYDIGTGRHGGYADTARYPADYLVKLDELTTAEAAAIGTAGFTAAMSVDAIRAAGVQPADGPILVTGATGGVGSVSVDLLAGLGYEVVASTGKSEAHDWLMGLGAYQVIGRLPAEGEKIRPLGKSQWAAVVDSVGGDTLAYALSTLNYGGTAAISGLARSADLPTTVMPFILRGVTLVGIDSVQLPIDARRDVWHQLAGELKPRHLGEITKDVSVLEAPHTLRTIIGGGVTGRTRVVVHDGF from the coding sequence ATGGCTGAAGTCAATGCACTGGTCGCACACCAGGACGCCGAAGGCAACATCACGCTGCAGCACGAGGTCGTCGACACGTCCTTCCTGCCGGACGGTGACGTCCAGATCGCCGTCGAGTACTCGAGCATCAACTACAAGGACGCCCTGGCGATCACGCCGAAAGGCGGTGTCGCGCGGGAGTATCCGCTGATACCCGGTATCGATGTCGCCGGGACGGTGACGGTCAGCTCGTCGCCGGACTTCGCCGTCGGCGACCGCGTCGTCGCCCATGGGTACGACATCGGCACCGGGCGCCACGGCGGCTACGCCGACACCGCTCGCTACCCGGCCGACTATCTGGTGAAGCTCGACGAGTTGACGACGGCCGAGGCGGCCGCCATCGGTACCGCGGGGTTCACCGCCGCCATGAGCGTCGACGCGATTCGCGCGGCGGGCGTGCAGCCGGCGGACGGTCCGATTCTGGTCACCGGCGCGACCGGAGGAGTGGGCAGCGTCAGCGTCGACCTGCTGGCCGGTCTCGGCTACGAGGTGGTCGCCTCGACGGGTAAGTCGGAGGCCCACGACTGGCTGATGGGGCTGGGTGCCTACCAGGTGATCGGACGGCTGCCTGCCGAGGGCGAGAAGATCAGGCCGCTCGGCAAGTCGCAATGGGCGGCCGTGGTCGACAGCGTCGGCGGTGACACGTTGGCGTACGCGCTGAGCACGTTGAATTACGGTGGTACAGCCGCGATCTCAGGTCTGGCCCGATCGGCTGACCTGCCGACGACGGTGATGCCGTTCATCCTGCGGGGTGTCACCCTCGTGGGAATCGACTCGGTGCAGCTGCCGATCGACGCGCGGCGCGACGTGTGGCATCAGCTCGCTGGCGAACTCAAGCCGCGCCACCTCGGCGAGATCACCAAGGACGTGTCGGTGCTCGAGGCGCCGCACACACTGCGCACCATCATCGGCGGCGGCGTCACCGGTCGGACGCGCGTCGTGGTGCACGACGGCTTCTGA
- a CDS encoding esterase family protein: MSFVDKFRGPWARRFVVAAVAAVLLPGVLGLTGQTATAGAFSRPGLPVEYLMVPSPSMGRDIKVQFQKGTGSKAVYLLDGLRARDDFNGWDLETQAFEWFYETPLSIIMPVGGQSSFYSDWYAPACGKNGCQTYKWETFLTSELPQWLASERGVSTTGNAAVGLSMSGNSAMILSVYHPQQFVYAGALSAFLNPSEGSWPFLINMAMGDAGGFKANDMWGPTEDPNSAWKRNDPMLQIPALVANNTRLWVYCGNGTPNELGGANVPAEFLEGLTIRTNETFRDNYIAAGGHNAVFNFPPYGTHSWEYWGQQLQQMKPDLIEHLGS, encoded by the coding sequence ATGAGCTTCGTTGACAAGTTTCGAGGTCCCTGGGCGCGCCGATTTGTGGTGGCTGCCGTAGCGGCAGTACTCCTACCGGGCGTCCTCGGTCTCACCGGGCAGACAGCGACCGCTGGGGCGTTCTCGCGGCCGGGCCTGCCGGTGGAGTACCTCATGGTCCCCTCGCCGTCGATGGGCCGCGATATCAAGGTTCAATTCCAGAAGGGCACCGGCTCGAAGGCCGTGTACCTCCTGGACGGCCTGCGCGCCCGCGATGACTTCAACGGCTGGGACCTCGAGACCCAGGCGTTCGAGTGGTTCTACGAGACCCCGTTGTCGATCATCATGCCCGTCGGCGGTCAGTCGAGCTTCTACTCCGACTGGTACGCCCCGGCCTGCGGCAAGAACGGCTGCCAGACCTATAAGTGGGAGACGTTCCTGACCAGCGAGCTGCCGCAGTGGCTGGCCTCTGAACGTGGCGTGTCCACGACGGGTAACGCCGCCGTCGGCCTGTCGATGTCGGGCAACTCGGCGATGATCCTGTCGGTGTACCACCCGCAGCAGTTCGTCTACGCGGGCGCGCTGTCGGCGTTCCTCAACCCCTCTGAGGGCAGCTGGCCGTTCCTGATCAACATGGCGATGGGTGATGCGGGCGGATTCAAGGCCAACGACATGTGGGGCCCGACCGAAGACCCGAACAGCGCCTGGAAGCGCAACGACCCGATGCTGCAGATCCCTGCGCTGGTGGCCAACAACACGCGCCTTTGGGTCTACTGCGGTAACGGCACGCCGAACGAGCTGGGCGGCGCGAACGTGCCCGCCGAGTTCCTCGAGGGTCTGACGATCCGGACCAACGAGACGTTCCGCGACAACTACATCGCCGCGGGCGGTCACAACGCGGTGTTCAACTTCCCGCCTTACGGCACGCACAGCTGGGAGTACTGGGGTCAACAGCTTCAGCAGATGAAGCCCGACCTGATCGAGCACCTCGGCAGCTGA
- a CDS encoding TetR/AcrR family transcriptional regulator — MAKSRGPRLAVDDWIQAGYAILAEEGIKSLKIDRLCSRLGVTKGSFYWHFTDIASYRIALVDAWGASRDEERRHFESPADVPPRERLSQMMTTLVEARHWTLERAMREWARTDAAVAASVRAADRRVLAAVRKAFLDYGFDADEADLRASATFAAGIGFLHLSGPKPIARGAAQRERFLDIMLTR, encoded by the coding sequence ATGGCAAAGTCCCGCGGCCCCCGCCTGGCCGTGGACGACTGGATTCAGGCGGGCTACGCGATTCTTGCCGAAGAAGGCATCAAATCGCTCAAGATCGATCGGTTGTGTAGCCGGCTCGGCGTCACCAAAGGCAGCTTTTACTGGCATTTCACCGATATCGCGAGCTATCGCATCGCGCTTGTCGACGCATGGGGCGCCTCGCGCGACGAGGAACGGCGCCACTTCGAGAGCCCCGCTGACGTCCCGCCGCGGGAGCGGCTCTCGCAAATGATGACGACGCTGGTTGAGGCGCGTCATTGGACGCTTGAACGGGCCATGCGGGAGTGGGCCCGCACCGACGCGGCGGTCGCGGCAAGCGTGCGCGCCGCGGACCGGCGGGTACTGGCCGCTGTGCGCAAGGCCTTTCTGGATTACGGGTTCGATGCCGACGAGGCCGACCTGCGCGCGTCGGCGACATTCGCGGCCGGGATCGGGTTTCTGCATCTGTCTGGGCCGAAGCCGATTGCGCGAGGGGCGGCCCAGCGAGAACGCTTCCTCGACATCATGCTGACGCGATGA
- a CDS encoding acyl-CoA dehydrogenase family protein: MTSVKITPTISPEFVARLAERAQEAEQLRRLPAETLADLTASGFTDLLKPARFGGAQADFPAILDPVRRMAHGCASSAWTIGFYALHNWMLALFDERAQEEAFATRPFLAPAPLAPTGRGVPSGNGIRLTGRWSWATGVMDGNWIMVGALCGPDDAIYPALALLPMSDARIEDVWHTDGMRATGSNDVVITDAFVPEHRLVRVTDIYSGSAPGAALHDSNTYRWPMVPALSLLAAMPALGSAERVAEIFAERLGERVLAYEGVAQKDKAIAQARLGEARVRLRALRGLLRDTVAGIETVVASGDPVSKPVRADARLAAAHIVHESRAVIGDLLEASGASVHFTDNPLQRFKRDVDVIAGHVVFDYDTSRELAGALTLGMKVSRIAMI, encoded by the coding sequence GTGACGTCGGTCAAGATCACCCCGACCATCTCCCCCGAGTTCGTCGCCCGGTTGGCCGAACGTGCGCAGGAAGCCGAACAACTTCGACGGCTACCCGCCGAAACATTGGCCGACCTCACCGCATCCGGCTTTACCGACCTGCTGAAACCCGCCCGCTTCGGCGGTGCGCAGGCCGACTTTCCCGCGATCCTCGATCCGGTTCGCCGGATGGCGCACGGCTGCGCGTCGAGCGCATGGACCATCGGCTTCTACGCACTGCACAACTGGATGCTCGCCCTTTTCGACGAGCGTGCCCAGGAGGAGGCGTTCGCCACGCGTCCGTTCCTCGCGCCCGCGCCGCTGGCGCCGACGGGTCGTGGGGTCCCATCAGGCAACGGCATCCGGCTGACCGGCCGGTGGTCGTGGGCGACGGGCGTGATGGACGGCAACTGGATCATGGTGGGCGCACTCTGCGGCCCCGACGATGCGATATATCCGGCGTTGGCGCTGCTGCCGATGTCCGATGCCCGCATCGAGGACGTCTGGCACACCGACGGCATGCGGGCCACCGGATCCAATGACGTCGTCATCACCGATGCGTTCGTGCCGGAGCACCGGCTCGTCCGGGTCACCGACATCTATTCCGGCAGCGCACCGGGCGCCGCACTGCATGACTCCAATACCTATCGGTGGCCGATGGTGCCTGCGCTGTCGTTGTTGGCGGCGATGCCTGCACTTGGCAGCGCCGAACGCGTCGCCGAGATCTTCGCCGAGCGACTCGGCGAGCGCGTCCTCGCCTACGAGGGTGTCGCCCAGAAGGACAAAGCGATCGCGCAGGCGCGCCTCGGCGAGGCGCGGGTCCGGCTTCGCGCACTGCGAGGACTGCTCAGGGACACCGTCGCCGGCATCGAAACCGTCGTCGCCTCAGGCGACCCCGTATCCAAGCCGGTGCGTGCCGATGCCCGGCTGGCGGCAGCGCATATCGTGCACGAGTCACGCGCAGTGATCGGCGATCTGCTCGAAGCATCGGGCGCCAGCGTGCACTTCACCGACAACCCCCTTCAGCGCTTCAAGCGCGACGTCGATGTCATTGCCGGTCACGTGGTGTTCGACTACGACACCAGTCGCGAGCTTGCCGGGGCACTCACACTGGGTATGAAGGTCTCGCGCATCGCAATGATCTGA